A part of Desulfobacter sp. genomic DNA contains:
- a CDS encoding PilZ domain-containing protein, with protein MGENTSINSDRSDTIRAIRKSFRVPVGPKSGISAVLGGERYPVADISPGGVRIQGMETADFETDQVIGGCELILPGDKVKRLTARLVHCSSGRNGRRGSGIEWVNMPDPDIERVAAHVSRIKQALRKTIQDQPA; from the coding sequence ATGGGGGAGAATACGTCAATCAATTCTGACAGGAGTGATACCATCCGTGCCATCCGTAAGTCCTTCCGGGTGCCGGTGGGGCCGAAATCAGGAATTTCGGCTGTTTTAGGGGGAGAGCGTTATCCTGTCGCCGACATCAGTCCCGGAGGGGTCCGGATCCAGGGAATGGAAACCGCCGATTTTGAAACGGACCAGGTCATCGGCGGCTGTGAACTGATCCTTCCCGGTGATAAGGTGAAGCGTCTAACCGCCAGGCTGGTCCATTGTTCCAGCGGGAGAAACGGCAGGCGGGGAAGCGGTATTGAATGGGTGAATATGCCGGATCCCGATATTGAGAGAGTGGCCGCCCATGTATCCAGAATAAAACAGGCATTGCGCAAGACGATCCAGGACCAGCCGGCTTAA
- a CDS encoding tRNA glutamyl-Q synthetase: protein MPRVLPPIHIPALPETLVSRLAPTPSGFLHLGNAVNFLVTWALVRRRGGILHLRIDDMDGIRFRQDILEDIFHGLDWLGLDWDMGPQGPDEFHRTFSLQAKKEYYRERMTTLGAASGSTFACECSRAAIKKISPSGIYPGTCRRAGHPFIPGKNAIRLKVARNSIVRAGGQQINLADTFGDFVLWRRDDQPSYQLASLLEDDSSGINLIVRGEDLLLSTAAQRYTAALFGLSSFPACRILHHGLLLGTDGEKLSKSRGAYALKDIRESGQGPQKAFREAARVLGLPKNEIFAARDLLNHPV, encoded by the coding sequence ATGCCCCGAGTACTTCCCCCGATTCATATTCCGGCACTGCCGGAAACGCTGGTTTCCAGACTGGCCCCCACCCCCAGCGGATTCCTCCATCTGGGCAATGCCGTCAATTTTCTGGTTACCTGGGCCCTGGTCAGGCGCCGGGGCGGTATTCTTCACCTGCGCATCGACGATATGGACGGCATCCGCTTCCGCCAGGATATTCTTGAAGATATTTTCCACGGCCTGGACTGGCTGGGCCTGGACTGGGACATGGGCCCCCAAGGCCCGGATGAATTTCACCGAACATTTTCCCTCCAGGCCAAAAAGGAATATTACCGTGAACGGATGACAACCCTCGGTGCAGCCTCCGGCAGCACCTTTGCCTGTGAATGCAGCAGGGCTGCCATCAAAAAGATTTCCCCCAGCGGCATTTACCCCGGCACCTGCCGGCGGGCGGGCCACCCCTTTATTCCCGGCAAAAATGCCATCCGCCTGAAAGTAGCCCGCAACAGCATCGTCCGCGCCGGGGGGCAACAAATCAACCTCGCCGACACCTTTGGAGATTTTGTCCTCTGGCGCCGGGATGACCAGCCCAGCTATCAGCTGGCCAGCCTGCTGGAAGATGACAGTTCAGGTATCAATCTCATCGTCCGGGGGGAAGATTTGCTTCTTTCAACGGCGGCCCAGCGCTACACGGCCGCCCTCTTCGGCCTGTCGTCCTTCCCGGCCTGCCGGATCCTTCACCACGGCCTGCTCCTGGGCACGGACGGAGAAAAGCTCTCAAAGTCAAGGGGGGCATACGCCCTCAAAGATATCCGGGAATCCGGGCAGGGGCCGCAAAAGGCGTTCAGGGAAGCGGCAAGGGTGCTCGGCCTGCCGAAAAACGAAATTTTTGCGGCCCGGGATCTGCTGAACCACCCGGTTTAG
- a CDS encoding FAD-dependent oxidoreductase translates to MSTDILVLGGGIAGIQSSLDLAEMGFKVHLVETLPSIGGKMAQLDKTFPTNDCAI, encoded by the coding sequence ATGAGTACTGATATACTCGTCCTCGGGGGCGGTATCGCCGGGATTCAGAGTTCACTGGACCTGGCTGAAATGGGATTCAAGGTCCACCTGGTGGAAACCCTTCCCTCCATCGGGGGGAAGATGGCCCAGCTGGACAAAACCTTTCCCACCAACGACTGCGCCATCTGA
- a CDS encoding universal stress protein has translation MVNIKKILAPTDCSQPSSEALLYADRIASTFNADLTVLRVFLPPAAHKYTEASYSLRDIPKQKSWEQQEEIKVFWQSIVKDGVAPAFVNLTGDPFDEIIHYATQNDVDMIVMGTHGYTGFKHIFMGSVAEKVVRYSPVPVLTVKQKGFEYSRAGE, from the coding sequence ATGGTGAATATCAAAAAAATCCTTGCTCCGACGGATTGTTCCCAACCGTCTTCGGAAGCATTATTATATGCAGACCGAATCGCCAGTACCTTTAATGCCGATCTGACTGTGCTCAGGGTATTCCTCCCACCGGCGGCCCACAAATACACCGAAGCCAGTTATTCACTCAGGGATATTCCAAAACAGAAAAGTTGGGAGCAACAGGAAGAGATAAAGGTCTTCTGGCAGAGCATCGTCAAGGACGGGGTCGCCCCGGCCTTTGTTAATTTAACCGGCGACCCCTTTGATGAAATCATACATTATGCCACACAGAATGATGTGGATATGATTGTCATGGGGACCCACGGGTACACCGGTTTCAAGCACATCTTCATGGGGAGTGTGGCGGAAAAAGTCGTGCGGTACTCCCCGGTGCCCGTGCTCACGGTGAAACAGAAAGGCTTTGAATACAGCCGGGCCGGAGAATAA
- a CDS encoding outer membrane beta-barrel protein, with product MKRCIIAVFVLILSLPGSIRANEPTNAELLEMIKSMERRFETAMEQADKALAEVKKARRETAAAKEEAARANAELARLKAQAQNAGSKASPADPAIAEEKTGTGFHASVQGVYWRPSRSHLDYVVVDPVSDNKLEGSSREIDPGYDGGGRFSLGYDFSPGSSIQADFLKLKSNTSSDAQRPAGGELWGSWLHVDGVIDDNDVTSARAEYALDVDQFDISAKKSFDLGRSLSLSGEAGLRYARLKQTLDIQYRQDFSPVNFRISDVQSRSDFTGWGPRLGAGVDWYMGKGFSLIGSLGGSLLMGKADAALSQYDRNIGVVTPVLLMDLEDSGSSRVVPVIEMRTGLAYAYQMQNGMEFRAQLGYEWQNWFNITTARLVTDDVDAQLMSTDTTDFALDGFFLETTIRF from the coding sequence GTGAAAAGATGCATCATTGCTGTGTTCGTTCTGATTCTGAGTTTGCCGGGCAGTATCCGGGCCAATGAACCGACCAACGCCGAACTGCTCGAAATGATCAAGTCAATGGAACGCCGGTTTGAAACCGCCATGGAACAGGCGGACAAGGCGCTGGCTGAAGTTAAAAAGGCCCGCAGGGAAACCGCTGCCGCAAAGGAAGAAGCCGCCCGGGCCAACGCGGAACTCGCGCGGCTCAAAGCACAGGCCCAAAACGCCGGATCAAAGGCTTCCCCCGCCGATCCGGCCATCGCGGAAGAAAAGACCGGGACCGGATTCCATGCGTCAGTCCAGGGGGTCTACTGGCGGCCGTCCCGCAGTCACCTCGACTATGTGGTTGTTGACCCGGTATCGGACAATAAACTGGAGGGCAGTTCCAGGGAAATCGATCCCGGTTACGACGGCGGGGGGCGCTTTTCCCTTGGGTATGACTTCAGCCCGGGCTCATCGATCCAGGCAGATTTTTTAAAGCTTAAATCTAATACAAGCAGTGACGCACAACGCCCTGCGGGCGGTGAATTATGGGGCTCATGGCTCCATGTCGACGGCGTGATTGATGATAACGATGTGACCTCCGCCCGTGCCGAATATGCACTGGATGTGGACCAGTTTGATATCAGCGCCAAAAAGTCATTTGATTTGGGCCGCAGCCTGAGCCTGTCCGGCGAGGCCGGATTGCGGTATGCCCGGCTGAAGCAGACACTGGACATCCAGTACCGGCAGGATTTTTCTCCGGTCAATTTCCGTATTTCAGACGTTCAGAGCAGAAGTGATTTTACCGGTTGGGGGCCCCGCCTCGGCGCCGGCGTCGACTGGTACATGGGCAAGGGCTTCAGTCTCATTGGTTCCCTTGGGGGATCGCTTCTCATGGGCAAGGCCGACGCAGCATTGAGCCAGTACGATCGGAATATCGGGGTCGTGACACCGGTACTGCTGATGGATCTTGAGGACAGCGGCAGCAGCCGCGTGGTGCCGGTGATCGAAATGCGCACAGGCCTGGCCTATGCCTACCAGATGCAAAACGGCATGGAATTCCGTGCCCAGCTGGGCTATGAATGGCAGAACTGGTTCAATATAACAACCGCGCGGCTGGTTACCGACGATGTGGATGCGCAGCTTATGTCTACGGATACGACAGATTTTGCATTGGACGGTTTTTTCCTGGAAACCACCATCAGGTTCTGA
- a CDS encoding hydrogenase iron-sulfur subunit, whose product MSFEPQIITFACNWCSYSAADLAGVSRFQYPPNMRIIRVMCSGGINPNYILKAFEKGADGVLVSGUHIGDCHYLDGNVKASKTFEMTKQLLDLAGIDTGRVRLEWISSAEGNKFADVANEFTEQIKALGPAGIRPNAA is encoded by the coding sequence ATGAGTTTTGAACCACAGATCATAACCTTTGCCTGTAATTGGTGCTCCTATTCGGCGGCGGATCTGGCCGGGGTGAGCCGGTTCCAGTATCCGCCCAATATGCGGATCATCCGGGTCATGTGTTCGGGCGGGATCAATCCCAACTATATTCTCAAAGCCTTTGAAAAGGGGGCGGACGGGGTCCTGGTCTCCGGCTGACACATCGGAGACTGCCATTACCTGGACGGTAATGTAAAAGCAAGCAAGACCTTTGAGATGACAAAACAACTGCTGGACCTGGCGGGTATCGATACCGGCAGGGTGAGGCTGGAATGGATTTCATCTGCCGAGGGCAACAAGTTTGCCGATGTGGCCAATGAGTTTACAGAACAGATTAAGGCGCTGGGGCCGGCGGGTATACGCCCCAATGCGGCGTAG
- a CDS encoding (Fe-S)-binding protein, whose protein sequence is MQLSQQQIDYCMECGVCTGSCPVAMSLEGFSPRQMIKRAMADPQGEILDSQDLWACLSCSRCSDRCPVEIDFPGFIREFRNKAREKGNVPKLSHHGMFQTMTNIQKAQIQNGGTAAGAGRTAWAKDAGEIAETGDYFYFSGCIAQYDVAFQYLDLEMIQTAKNNLKLLNRLGITPVVSEQECCCGHDAHWNGDDDTVAVLAKRNIEAIRASGAKTVIFGCPEGYSMFREVYAHRFGPLEFELVHITEFLARQLAESDLSFTAGEGQGRQARVVTYQDPCRLGRRSGIYEAPRELIREVAGVELAEMEHNRENAVCCGTTGWMQCSACSKAMQSLRLKEAAAAGASAIVTACPKCQIHLTCAQKNTDHDIEITDLASFLVDHLD, encoded by the coding sequence ATGCAGCTTTCACAACAGCAGATCGATTATTGTATGGAGTGCGGGGTCTGCACCGGGTCCTGCCCGGTGGCCATGTCGCTTGAGGGGTTCTCCCCCAGGCAGATGATCAAACGGGCCATGGCGGATCCCCAGGGAGAAATCCTGGACAGCCAGGACCTCTGGGCCTGCCTCTCCTGTTCCCGGTGTTCGGACCGGTGCCCGGTGGAAATCGATTTCCCCGGGTTTATCCGCGAGTTCAGGAACAAGGCACGGGAAAAGGGGAATGTGCCCAAACTCAGCCACCACGGCATGTTCCAGACCATGACCAATATCCAGAAGGCCCAGATTCAAAACGGCGGCACCGCAGCCGGCGCCGGCCGGACCGCCTGGGCAAAGGATGCCGGCGAAATTGCCGAAACCGGGGATTATTTTTATTTTTCCGGCTGCATTGCCCAATATGATGTGGCCTTTCAATACCTGGATCTTGAGATGATCCAAACCGCCAAAAATAATTTAAAGCTGCTCAACAGACTGGGGATTACTCCCGTGGTATCCGAGCAGGAGTGCTGTTGCGGGCATGATGCCCACTGGAACGGGGATGACGATACCGTGGCGGTCCTGGCGAAGCGCAACATTGAAGCCATCCGGGCCTCAGGGGCAAAAACGGTGATTTTCGGCTGTCCCGAAGGCTATTCCATGTTCCGTGAGGTCTATGCCCACCGGTTCGGTCCCCTGGAATTCGAACTGGTCCATATCACCGAGTTTCTGGCCCGGCAGCTGGCGGAATCTGATTTGTCCTTTACGGCCGGCGAGGGGCAGGGGCGTCAGGCCCGTGTAGTGACCTATCAGGATCCCTGCCGCCTGGGCCGCCGGTCAGGCATCTACGAGGCTCCCCGGGAATTGATCCGGGAAGTTGCGGGGGTCGAGCTGGCCGAGATGGAGCATAACAGGGAAAATGCCGTCTGCTGCGGCACCACCGGGTGGATGCAGTGCTCCGCCTGTTCCAAGGCCATGCAGAGCCTGCGGCTGAAGGAAGCTGCGGCTGCGGGTGCCTCGGCCATTGTAACGGCCTGTCCCAAGTGCCAGATCCACCTGACCTGTGCACAGAAGAATACAGACCACGATATTGAGATTACAGACCTGGCCTCCTTCCTGGTGGATCATTTGGATTAG
- a CDS encoding TIGR00266 family protein, which translates to MKCHEVDYEIFGDDMQTVEVELDPGETVIAEAGAMNWMEEGVAFEAKMGDGSEPDKGFMGKLFDAGKRAVTGESLFMTHFTNQGMGKQRVAFSAPYPGKIIPVDMGQIGGELICQKDAFLCAALGTKVTIAFNKKLGAGFFGGEGFILQRLVGDGMAFVHAGGTIVKKELNGETLRVDTGCIVGFSPGIDYDIQRAGNLKSMFFGGEGLFLATLSGYGSVYLQSLPFSRLADRVIQHAPSAGGSSKGEGSVLGSIGRMLDGD; encoded by the coding sequence ATGAAATGCCACGAAGTTGATTATGAAATATTCGGCGATGATATGCAGACCGTTGAGGTGGAACTGGATCCCGGGGAAACCGTCATTGCAGAGGCAGGCGCCATGAACTGGATGGAGGAGGGCGTTGCATTTGAAGCCAAAATGGGGGACGGTTCCGAACCGGACAAAGGGTTTATGGGCAAACTCTTTGATGCGGGGAAGCGGGCAGTGACCGGGGAATCCCTGTTCATGACCCATTTTACCAACCAGGGTATGGGCAAGCAGCGGGTGGCCTTTTCCGCCCCCTACCCCGGTAAAATCATCCCCGTGGATATGGGCCAAATCGGCGGAGAGCTGATCTGCCAGAAAGACGCCTTTCTCTGCGCCGCCCTGGGCACCAAAGTCACCATTGCCTTTAACAAAAAACTGGGGGCCGGCTTTTTCGGGGGCGAAGGCTTTATCCTCCAGCGCCTGGTGGGGGACGGTATGGCCTTTGTCCACGCCGGGGGCACCATTGTTAAAAAGGAATTGAACGGCGAAACCCTGAGGGTGGACACGGGGTGTATTGTGGGATTCAGCCCGGGAATAGACTACGATATCCAGCGGGCCGGCAACCTGAAATCCATGTTTTTCGGAGGGGAAGGGCTTTTCCTGGCCACCCTGAGCGGATACGGTTCCGTCTACCTCCAGAGCCTCCCCTTTTCCAGGCTGGCCGACCGGGTCATCCAGCATGCCCCGTCTGCGGGCGGCAGCAGCAAAGGGGAAGGGTCGGTACTGGGGAGCATCGGCCGGATGCTGGACGGGGACTAA
- a CDS encoding DUF3524 domain-containing protein, protein MKILYLESFYGGSHRDVADGFAEYSSHEVEILSLPPRFWKWRMRGAALEFIRRIENISAYDLIFATDMVDLTDFKALAGPGCPPIVLYFHENQLTYPLAPGERRDFHLGFTNMVSALAADRVLFNSRFHMDDFFTAARRLVRKMPDARPSWMLDAIGEKSGVLYPGCRLPLRASQVGANDTVPPLVVWNHRWEYDKNPDGFFRALRHIKSRGTAFSLAVLGEQYDNAPPVFDRAKEEFRSELRAFGFQASRRDYLSWLSRGTVAVSTADQENFGISIMEAVAHGCFPLLPDRLSYPELIPEDCRDDVIYESESGLEDRLSRILQHPAGVLPARNRLAEHAASFSWEAMIGGYDDMLEDVAGRKCL, encoded by the coding sequence GTGAAAATTCTCTATCTTGAATCATTTTACGGCGGTTCACACAGGGATGTGGCCGACGGTTTTGCCGAATATTCCAGCCATGAGGTGGAGATTCTCAGCCTGCCGCCCCGGTTTTGGAAATGGCGGATGCGGGGGGCGGCCCTGGAATTTATCCGGCGCATTGAAAATATTTCTGCATACGACCTGATTTTTGCCACGGACATGGTGGATCTCACCGATTTCAAGGCACTGGCTGGGCCGGGATGCCCACCCATTGTCCTCTATTTCCATGAGAATCAGCTCACCTATCCCCTGGCCCCTGGGGAGCGGCGAGATTTCCATCTGGGCTTTACCAATATGGTTTCCGCCCTGGCCGCGGACCGGGTGCTCTTTAATTCCCGTTTCCATATGGATGATTTTTTTACCGCCGCCCGCAGGCTGGTCCGGAAGATGCCCGATGCCCGGCCGTCCTGGATGCTGGATGCCATTGGGGAAAAATCAGGGGTGCTTTATCCGGGATGCCGATTGCCATTACGGGCCTCCCAGGTCGGGGCCAATGACACGGTCCCGCCCCTGGTTGTCTGGAACCACCGGTGGGAATACGATAAAAATCCCGATGGTTTTTTTAGGGCGCTTCGGCATATTAAATCCAGGGGAACGGCTTTTTCACTGGCGGTTCTGGGCGAGCAGTACGACAACGCCCCTCCGGTTTTTGACCGGGCAAAAGAAGAGTTCAGGTCCGAACTCCGGGCCTTCGGATTCCAGGCATCCCGGCGGGATTACCTCTCCTGGCTCTCCCGGGGAACCGTGGCCGTGAGCACGGCGGACCAGGAAAATTTCGGTATTTCAATAATGGAAGCGGTGGCCCACGGTTGTTTCCCCCTGCTGCCGGACAGGCTGTCCTATCCCGAACTCATACCTGAAGACTGCCGGGATGATGTTATCTACGAATCCGAATCCGGACTGGAAGACCGGCTTTCACGGATCCTCCAGCATCCGGCAGGCGTTCTTCCCGCCCGCAATCGCCTGGCTGAGCATGCCGCCTCTTTTTCATGGGAGGCGATGATTGGGGGCTATGATGATATGCTTGAGGATGTTGCGGGGCGGAAATGTCTTTGA
- a CDS encoding CoB--CoM heterodisulfide reductase iron-sulfur subunit A family protein, translating to MGNTNKIHGSVMVVGSGIAGMQAALDLADSGYQVHLVEKKASIGGVMAQLDKTFPTNDCAMUVISPKLVEVGRHLNIELHTLTTVESIDGELGNFEITLNQAPRYVDMDKCIACGACTKKCPGKPEDTFNEGLVRRKAIYVDYPQAVPLKYAIDPDHCFKLQKGKCGTCAKVCPTGAINYEDTQKIHKINVGSVILAPGFKPFDPSGLDNYQYQAFDNVVTSIEYERILSAGGPTGGHIQVAPDKRQPKRIAWLQCVGSRDQNKCGNGYCSSVCCMYAVKEAMMTADHVEGEFQASIFLMDMRTYGKDFEKYYERAKNEGVRFVRSRIHTITENQDKSLNCTYVTEDGQNVVETFDMVVLSVGMETPAELAEQVEAMGVKLDADRFADTSSFAPVATSREGIFVCGALQEPKDIPISVMEASAAACDAGACLTKARGTLTRTKTYPEEKAIEAEEPRIGVFVCNCGTNIGGVVDVPAVAEYAKGLPNVAYVEENMFTCSQDTQDKLKQVIEENNLNRVVIAACTPRTHEALFQETLKDAGLNKYLVEMANIRNQCSWVHAKAPELATQKSKDLVRIAVAKAGLMAPLSQPEVGITQKGLVIGGGVAGMTAALGLADQGYHTYLVEQAEDLGGYALNLDYTWRGEPIAENVKEMMARVKSHGGIEVLTNAVVDDTTGFVGNFKTTIDQKGTKTELEHGAVVVATGAGAGQPKEYLYGRDDRVFTHVDLDPALGEKPEILENAQSAVFIQCVGSREPERPYCSKVCCTHSIQTALRFKEKNPDMDIYILYRDIRTYGQRERIYREARDKGIVFIRYDVNEKPVVTAGDDCLDIRIKERILGMDVSISADMLILATPIVAQGNEDLAQKFKLTLNDDKFFMEAHAKLRPVDFSTDGIFLCGTAHYPKPVEECIAQAKAAASRATVVLSKHSVTVEGVVSRVKESLCRGCGACEEACPFGAISVVENEAGVKIAAVQQALCKGCAACASACPTGAAGVYHYDNEVLAMVEAAL from the coding sequence ATGGGAAATACAAATAAAATTCACGGGTCGGTAATGGTAGTCGGTTCCGGTATTGCCGGGATGCAGGCGGCCCTGGACCTGGCGGATTCCGGATACCAGGTGCACCTGGTGGAGAAAAAGGCGTCCATCGGCGGGGTCATGGCCCAGCTGGACAAGACCTTCCCCACCAATGACTGTGCCATGTGAGTGATCTCACCCAAACTGGTCGAGGTCGGCCGGCACCTGAACATTGAACTGCACACCCTGACCACTGTCGAGTCCATCGACGGTGAACTGGGAAATTTTGAAATTACCCTGAACCAAGCCCCCCGCTATGTGGATATGGACAAGTGTATCGCCTGCGGGGCCTGCACCAAAAAATGCCCGGGCAAACCGGAAGATACCTTCAACGAGGGGCTTGTCAGGCGCAAGGCCATCTATGTGGACTATCCCCAGGCCGTTCCCTTGAAATACGCCATTGACCCCGATCACTGCTTTAAGCTCCAGAAGGGCAAATGCGGGACCTGCGCAAAGGTCTGCCCCACCGGGGCAATTAACTATGAGGATACGCAAAAGATCCACAAGATCAATGTGGGCTCCGTGATTCTGGCCCCCGGCTTCAAACCCTTTGATCCTTCCGGGCTGGACAACTACCAGTACCAGGCATTTGACAATGTGGTCACTAGTATCGAGTACGAGCGGATCCTCTCCGCCGGCGGTCCCACCGGCGGCCATATCCAGGTGGCACCGGACAAGCGGCAGCCCAAAAGAATAGCCTGGCTCCAGTGCGTGGGTTCCAGGGACCAGAATAAATGCGGCAATGGCTACTGCTCTTCGGTCTGCTGCATGTATGCCGTTAAGGAAGCCATGATGACCGCCGACCATGTGGAAGGGGAATTCCAGGCCTCCATTTTCCTTATGGATATGAGAACCTACGGCAAGGATTTTGAAAAATACTACGAAAGGGCCAAGAATGAAGGGGTCCGTTTTGTCCGCTCCCGCATCCATACCATTACGGAAAATCAGGACAAAAGCCTCAACTGCACCTATGTGACCGAAGACGGCCAGAATGTGGTGGAAACCTTTGACATGGTGGTCCTGTCCGTGGGCATGGAAACCCCGGCCGAACTGGCGGAACAGGTGGAAGCCATGGGCGTGAAGCTGGATGCCGACCGGTTTGCCGATACCTCAAGTTTTGCCCCGGTGGCCACCAGCCGGGAGGGCATCTTTGTCTGCGGGGCGCTCCAGGAGCCCAAGGATATTCCCATTTCCGTCATGGAAGCGTCGGCTGCCGCCTGCGATGCCGGAGCCTGTCTGACAAAGGCCCGGGGAACCCTGACCCGGACCAAAACCTATCCTGAAGAAAAAGCCATTGAAGCGGAAGAACCCCGTATCGGCGTCTTTGTCTGCAATTGCGGCACCAATATCGGCGGGGTGGTGGATGTGCCGGCCGTGGCGGAATACGCAAAGGGACTGCCCAACGTGGCCTATGTGGAAGAGAATATGTTCACCTGTTCCCAGGACACCCAGGACAAGCTCAAACAGGTGATTGAGGAAAACAACCTCAACCGGGTGGTGATTGCCGCCTGTACCCCCCGGACCCATGAGGCCCTGTTCCAGGAGACCCTCAAGGATGCCGGCCTGAACAAATACCTGGTTGAAATGGCCAATATCCGCAACCAGTGTTCCTGGGTCCATGCCAAGGCGCCGGAGCTTGCCACCCAGAAATCCAAGGACCTGGTGAGAATCGCCGTGGCCAAAGCCGGGCTCATGGCACCGCTTTCCCAGCCCGAAGTGGGCATCACCCAAAAGGGCCTGGTCATCGGCGGCGGCGTTGCCGGCATGACCGCTGCCCTGGGGCTGGCCGACCAGGGGTACCACACCTATCTGGTTGAGCAGGCCGAGGATCTTGGCGGCTATGCCCTGAATCTGGACTATACCTGGCGGGGCGAACCCATTGCAGAAAACGTAAAAGAAATGATGGCCAGGGTTAAAAGCCATGGGGGGATCGAGGTGCTGACCAATGCGGTGGTTGACGATACCACCGGCTTTGTGGGCAATTTCAAGACCACCATTGATCAGAAGGGCACCAAGACCGAACTGGAACACGGGGCCGTGGTCGTTGCCACCGGCGCCGGGGCCGGCCAGCCCAAGGAGTATCTATACGGCCGGGATGACCGGGTGTTTACCCATGTGGACCTGGATCCGGCCCTGGGGGAGAAACCAGAGATTCTGGAAAATGCCCAGTCCGCCGTATTCATCCAGTGCGTCGGCTCCAGGGAGCCTGAACGGCCCTATTGCTCCAAGGTCTGCTGCACCCATTCCATCCAGACGGCGCTCCGGTTCAAGGAAAAGAATCCGGACATGGATATCTATATCCTGTACAGGGATATCCGGACCTACGGCCAGCGGGAGCGGATCTACCGGGAAGCCAGGGATAAGGGCATTGTCTTTATCCGTTACGATGTCAATGAAAAACCCGTGGTCACCGCAGGGGATGACTGCCTGGACATACGGATCAAGGAGCGGATCCTGGGGATGGACGTGAGCATTTCAGCAGATATGCTGATCCTTGCCACCCCCATCGTGGCCCAGGGCAATGAAGACCTGGCCCAGAAGTTCAAGCTCACCCTCAACGATGACAAGTTCTTTATGGAAGCCCATGCCAAGCTGCGGCCGGTGGACTTTTCCACCGACGGCATCTTCCTCTGCGGCACGGCCCATTATCCCAAGCCCGTTGAAGAGTGTATCGCCCAGGCCAAGGCGGCCGCCTCAAGGGCCACGGTGGTGCTCTCCAAACACAGTGTCACCGTGGAAGGGGTGGTCTCACGGGTGAAAGAGTCTCTCTGCCGCGGCTGCGGGGCCTGCGAGGAGGCCTGTCCCTTCGGCGCCATCTCAGTGGTTGAAAATGAAGCGGGGGTGAAGATTGCAGCGGTTCAGCAGGCCCTGTGCAAGGGCTGTGCCGCCTGTGCCTCTGCCTGTCCCACCGGTGCTGCCGGGGTTTACCATTACGACAACGAAGTGCTGGCCATGGTTGAAGCCGCACTATAA